From a region of the Bremerella alba genome:
- a CDS encoding sigma 54-interacting transcriptional regulator, whose protein sequence is MIAYLIIREGSKWTDVFRLVEGQNVTIGRAPTNQIVIKEDRCSRYHAEIFLSQGVWTIRDLDSRNGTTVDDSPIRGDQALTPGNIIRVANSQLAFVNDLSAAFPDGSSSSNHLFDSSVDVEQTVAGFDSEHVLDIAEPTNITHRRQQTRFLKPEREDSKESSVVPRVGRAAARLCQLAFELAQQADIIAVSNLALEGLFESTQVDSGAVLLIPRTFKGPATEKDLELISSRTDKLPVYHRISRFLANTVLREGEAVLARNVTDDSRFGSRDSKGDIHATSVLAAPIRQNGKVIGLIHLYSTDTGRIPDPEDLEFTLAVAENVALALKNLERQKELTETISQSMVEIDELRQRLGAESNIVGSSPLILDVQNQIARVAPSRATILITGESGVGKELVARAVHFASTRKKGPFVCLNCAALSESLLESELFGHEKGAFTGATDRKVGKFEAAHRGTLMLDEIGEMSEAIQAKFLRVLEGHPFERVGGNDAVQVDVRVIAATNRDLEKEVERGRFRRDLFFRLRVVEVNVPPLRKRPEDILELASYFVQKFNAETGRKILGFTQSAIDDLQKYRWPGNVRELKNVIERAVVLNQSERISTEDLALSNLTASGDTAELNATKSGYEPLSLADLEKRHIGATLRATGWNKSRTAGILGIERSTLDRKIRRYHIQPPTEA, encoded by the coding sequence ATGATCGCGTATTTGATTATTCGTGAAGGTTCCAAGTGGACAGACGTTTTTCGACTCGTCGAAGGGCAAAATGTTACGATCGGTCGTGCGCCGACCAATCAGATTGTGATCAAGGAGGATCGCTGTAGCCGCTACCATGCCGAGATCTTTCTCTCGCAAGGGGTTTGGACCATTCGCGATCTCGACTCGCGCAACGGCACCACCGTAGATGACTCCCCTATTCGTGGGGATCAAGCTCTCACGCCGGGCAATATTATCCGTGTGGCCAATTCGCAGTTGGCGTTTGTGAACGATCTTTCGGCGGCGTTTCCCGATGGATCGTCCAGCAGTAACCATCTGTTTGATTCAAGTGTTGATGTCGAGCAAACGGTTGCCGGCTTCGACAGCGAACACGTGCTCGATATTGCCGAGCCGACCAACATCACGCATCGTCGGCAGCAGACGCGTTTTCTCAAGCCAGAGCGAGAGGACTCGAAAGAAAGTTCGGTCGTACCGCGTGTCGGCCGGGCAGCCGCTCGGTTGTGTCAGTTAGCGTTCGAGTTGGCCCAGCAAGCCGACATCATTGCGGTTTCCAATCTAGCCCTAGAAGGCTTGTTTGAAAGTACGCAGGTCGATTCGGGGGCCGTGCTGTTGATACCCCGGACTTTCAAAGGCCCAGCGACCGAGAAGGACCTGGAACTGATTAGTTCTCGAACCGACAAGTTGCCGGTCTATCATCGGATCTCGCGGTTTCTAGCCAACACGGTTCTGCGCGAAGGGGAAGCGGTGTTGGCCCGCAATGTGACCGACGACAGCCGCTTTGGTAGCCGCGACAGCAAGGGAGATATCCACGCGACCAGTGTGCTGGCCGCTCCGATCCGGCAGAACGGAAAAGTGATCGGCCTGATTCACCTGTACTCGACCGATACCGGGCGGATACCTGATCCGGAAGATCTTGAGTTCACGTTGGCCGTTGCCGAAAATGTCGCGTTGGCCCTGAAGAATCTCGAGCGTCAGAAGGAACTGACCGAAACGATTTCGCAATCGATGGTCGAGATCGACGAGCTGCGACAGCGTTTAGGCGCTGAGAGCAATATCGTTGGAAGCAGCCCGCTAATTCTCGACGTGCAGAACCAGATTGCCCGGGTCGCCCCCAGCCGAGCGACCATCTTAATCACCGGCGAAAGTGGTGTCGGTAAAGAGCTCGTCGCGCGAGCTGTCCACTTTGCCAGCACACGCAAGAAAGGCCCTTTCGTCTGTTTGAACTGTGCGGCACTGAGCGAGTCGCTGCTCGAGAGCGAACTGTTCGGGCACGAGAAAGGTGCGTTTACTGGTGCCACCGATCGCAAAGTCGGTAAGTTTGAAGCGGCCCACCGAGGAACGCTGATGCTCGATGAAATCGGCGAAATGAGCGAGGCCATTCAGGCCAAGTTTCTCCGTGTGCTCGAAGGGCATCCGTTTGAACGTGTTGGTGGGAACGATGCCGTACAGGTCGATGTGCGGGTGATCGCGGCCACCAACCGAGACCTGGAGAAAGAAGTCGAGCGAGGACGTTTTCGCCGCGACTTGTTCTTCCGGCTGCGGGTGGTGGAAGTAAACGTGCCGCCGCTGCGCAAGCGTCCTGAAGACATCCTTGAACTGGCATCGTACTTCGTGCAGAAGTTCAATGCCGAGACCGGGCGGAAGATCTTAGGCTTTACCCAGTCGGCGATTGACGATCTACAAAAGTATCGTTGGCCGGGCAATGTTCGCGAGCTTAAGAACGTGATCGAACGGGCCGTCGTGTTGAATCAATCGGAACGAATCAGTACCGAGGACCTCGCCCTGTCTAACTTGACCGCAAGTGGGGATACGGCTGAGCTGAATGCGACCAAGAGTGGCTATGAACCTCTTTCGCTCGCAGATCTTGAAAAGCGTCATATTGGCGCGACATTGCGTGCGACCGGCTGGAATAAGAGCCGCACTGCGGGAATTCTGGGGATTGAACGTTCGACGCTCGATCGAAAAATTCGCCGATATCACATTCAGCCCCCTACGGAAGCTTAA
- a CDS encoding DUF1598 domain-containing protein codes for MKALVLPRVRFALLMVLGMSLAVPSVQAGQNGFTQNAVGGVSIDAEGQLTSARPEVKRQLRQEMMNALEKVPGDLATPVKMRKVSLRGLNAAIKASQANNGGKLPDAVKYMAGLQRIEYVFVDEANNDVILAGPAEGWTIDQSGNVVGVTTGRPVLLLEDFIVAMRSTEEARVGGITCSIDPTAQGRQNLDNYLASLTRMDASVKDGVERAMGAQVITITGVPKDSHFARVLVAADFRMKRIAMHLDPSPVRGLPSYLDMLPSARAVQNAMPRWWLACNYQPLAQSEDGLAWQLRGPGVKAMTEDEIVAEDGSIAQTGKVSAIPQKWADAMTKNYEELSAEDKIFGELRNVMDMCVIAALLEKENLLTKADLDLDMIKSSTSPVQLEKFATPDKVPTFFSAMKKGRQWVITASGGVDINSWAVADNTENVAGMDKLRTEQLASHTSNIWWWN; via the coding sequence ATGAAAGCCCTTGTGCTCCCTCGCGTTCGCTTCGCTCTGCTTATGGTATTAGGCATGAGCTTGGCGGTTCCTTCTGTCCAGGCAGGTCAGAACGGCTTCACGCAAAACGCCGTCGGTGGTGTTTCTATTGATGCCGAGGGACAGCTGACGTCCGCTCGTCCTGAAGTGAAGCGACAGCTTCGTCAGGAAATGATGAACGCTCTGGAAAAGGTGCCTGGCGATCTGGCCACGCCTGTCAAAATGCGAAAGGTCTCGCTTCGCGGCTTGAATGCGGCTATCAAAGCGTCGCAGGCCAATAACGGCGGCAAGCTGCCTGATGCGGTGAAGTACATGGCCGGCCTGCAGCGTATCGAATACGTCTTCGTGGACGAAGCCAACAACGACGTCATCCTTGCTGGTCCCGCCGAAGGTTGGACCATTGACCAATCGGGCAACGTGGTCGGTGTCACCACCGGTCGTCCTGTTCTGCTGCTGGAAGACTTCATCGTCGCCATGCGATCGACTGAAGAAGCCCGCGTCGGCGGAATCACTTGCTCGATCGATCCTACCGCCCAAGGCCGCCAGAACTTAGACAACTATCTGGCCAGCCTGACTCGTATGGATGCCAGCGTGAAAGATGGCGTCGAACGAGCCATGGGTGCCCAGGTCATCACCATCACCGGTGTGCCCAAAGATAGCCACTTTGCCCGCGTGCTGGTCGCTGCTGACTTCCGCATGAAACGCATCGCGATGCACTTAGACCCAAGCCCAGTTCGCGGTCTGCCTAGCTACCTCGACATGCTTCCTTCGGCCCGTGCCGTGCAGAACGCCATGCCGCGTTGGTGGTTGGCTTGCAATTATCAGCCGCTGGCCCAAAGCGAAGACGGCCTGGCTTGGCAGTTGCGTGGTCCTGGCGTGAAAGCCATGACCGAAGACGAAATCGTTGCCGAAGATGGCTCGATCGCCCAAACCGGTAAGGTCAGCGCCATCCCGCAGAAGTGGGCCGACGCAATGACCAAGAACTACGAAGAGCTTTCCGCTGAAGATAAGATCTTCGGCGAACTGCGAAACGTGATGGACATGTGCGTGATCGCCGCCCTCTTGGAAAAGGAAAACCTTCTCACCAAGGCCGACCTCGACCTGGACATGATTAAGAGCTCGACGAGCCCCGTTCAGTTGGAAAAGTTCGCCACGCCTGATAAAGTGCCGACCTTCTTCAGCGCCATGAAGAAGGGTCGCCAATGGGTGATCACTGCTTCCGGTGGCGTCGACATCAACTCGTGGGCTGTCGCCGACAATACCGAAAATGTCGCCGGCATGGACAAGCTGCGAACCGAACAGCTCGCTTCCCACACCAGCAACATCTGGTGGTGGAACTAA
- a CDS encoding amino acid kinase family protein, which produces MGFAVWKLGGSLLDLPDLAERINQLHAEQSPALPVVIIPGGGVFADAVRTMDQRHDLKPLHSNHLALQSMQISADLTAMLLVNLTAMVGSDWHEKMLRTWKKESRPSSIQVWNVIPTWYERNRELEKRFGETPVDWSFTSDSLAAIFAAHWGADCFTLIKSVDRPGNASWEECAQLGIVDGYFPTIASHLNRIEWVNLRAQ; this is translated from the coding sequence ATGGGCTTTGCGGTTTGGAAGTTGGGCGGAAGCTTGTTGGACTTGCCTGACTTGGCCGAGCGAATTAATCAGTTGCACGCCGAGCAATCCCCTGCCCTGCCGGTGGTGATCATTCCTGGTGGCGGCGTCTTTGCCGATGCTGTGCGAACCATGGATCAACGGCATGACCTGAAACCACTTCACAGCAATCATTTGGCACTTCAGTCGATGCAGATTTCGGCGGATCTTACTGCCATGTTGCTCGTCAACCTCACTGCGATGGTTGGGTCAGATTGGCACGAAAAGATGCTGAGGACTTGGAAAAAAGAAAGTCGTCCGTCTAGCATCCAGGTGTGGAACGTCATCCCGACATGGTACGAAAGAAACCGTGAACTTGAGAAGCGTTTTGGCGAAACGCCGGTCGATTGGAGTTTTACAAGTGACTCGCTTGCCGCAATTTTTGCGGCTCATTGGGGCGCCGATTGTTTCACGCTGATCAAGTCGGTTGATCGACCGGGGAATGCTTCTTGGGAAGAGTGCGCGCAGCTGGGAATCGTGGATGGTTACTTCCCCACGATTGCGTCGCATCTTAATCGCATCGAGTGGGTCAACCTGCGGGCACAATAA
- a CDS encoding hydantoinase/oxoprolinase family protein, protein MTVLGVDVGGANIKIATGDGFAHSFPFAIWKKKHELVVNLKHVLGMTPVFDRVAVTMTAELADCFGSKAEGVRFVLGAIREVFANYPVKVYTVTGQMVSLEDAIMDPISVAAANWHALGCFGGQWFQGKSGLVVDVGSTTTDIIPLVDGQVASKSKSDLDRLLAGELVYLGVERTPVCGITDYVNFRGKRCPVANEWFATSIDILLALGLFDEEPENHGTADGRPATREFAKTRLARMICADGDEVTWTEINEVARELNSIMVKKIATGIRQVVEELKMNVELTVISGHGDFLAEAALDSAGVVTHREYLTDLIGANAARCAPAYALANLAQKGWD, encoded by the coding sequence ATGACGGTCCTGGGCGTTGACGTTGGAGGAGCCAACATCAAAATTGCGACGGGCGACGGTTTCGCTCATTCCTTTCCGTTCGCTATCTGGAAGAAGAAGCACGAACTGGTCGTCAACCTGAAGCACGTGCTGGGGATGACCCCCGTTTTTGATCGTGTGGCCGTGACGATGACTGCCGAGCTGGCCGACTGCTTTGGCTCGAAAGCGGAAGGGGTGCGTTTTGTTCTGGGCGCTATTCGCGAGGTGTTCGCCAACTACCCGGTGAAGGTATATACGGTCACTGGCCAGATGGTTTCGCTAGAAGACGCCATCATGGATCCGATATCAGTCGCAGCCGCCAACTGGCACGCACTGGGTTGCTTCGGCGGTCAGTGGTTTCAGGGCAAGAGCGGACTGGTAGTCGACGTCGGTTCCACGACAACCGACATTATCCCCTTGGTCGACGGTCAGGTTGCCAGCAAGTCGAAGTCGGATTTAGACCGACTTCTGGCCGGCGAGTTGGTTTATCTAGGTGTCGAACGGACGCCTGTGTGCGGTATCACCGACTACGTTAACTTCCGCGGGAAACGTTGCCCGGTGGCGAACGAATGGTTTGCCACGTCGATTGATATTCTGTTGGCGCTAGGTTTGTTTGATGAAGAGCCAGAGAACCACGGCACCGCCGACGGTCGCCCTGCGACGCGTGAGTTCGCCAAGACGCGCCTGGCCCGGATGATCTGTGCCGACGGTGATGAGGTTACGTGGACCGAGATCAATGAGGTGGCACGCGAGCTGAACTCGATCATGGTCAAGAAGATTGCCACCGGTATTCGACAGGTGGTGGAAGAACTGAAGATGAACGTGGAACTAACGGTCATTAGCGGCCACGGCGACTTCCTGGCTGAAGCAGCCCTCGACTCGGCGGGTGTGGTTACGCACCGAGAATATCTGACCGATTTGATCGGCGCGAACGCAGCCCGTTGTGCACCAGCGTATGCGCTGGCCAACCTCGCGCAAAAGGGCTGGGACTAA
- a CDS encoding ATP-grasp domain-containing protein: MIKSQPSSPRSIFVYELITGGGLYSVPGSPAPSGSLLKEGTAMLAAVVDDFAAIDGMSVTVLRDCRLAPLSVAAAQQITVEGPEGERTAFRDATQSTQATLVIAPEFDGLHLSRTRWAEEDGAFLVSPNSAFVELASCKWKCFQLWREASVRTIDTFRIHQRSTWEHLLDLPVVTKPSDGAGSEGVLTWNAGFEINGELLRNETELIQPEVYGDAVSCAALGRGADFFLLPAAFQALDKDLKYHGGCLPIPVELNVRAHRLAAQAIRALPPFLGYVGLDMILGPCPDGKNDVAVDLNPRLTSSYVGLRLLLKNNLAQAMLDVVAGHDFEPRVGCGKVDFEIL, encoded by the coding sequence GTGATAAAGTCGCAACCTTCCTCGCCTCGCAGTATTTTTGTGTATGAACTGATCACCGGGGGCGGACTCTACTCAGTTCCCGGTTCGCCTGCTCCGAGTGGGTCGCTGCTGAAAGAAGGCACGGCCATGTTGGCCGCGGTGGTTGACGACTTCGCGGCGATCGATGGTATGTCGGTAACGGTGCTGCGTGATTGTCGCCTGGCCCCGTTGTCGGTGGCGGCCGCTCAGCAGATAACTGTCGAAGGCCCTGAGGGTGAGCGAACGGCTTTTCGAGATGCCACGCAGTCAACTCAGGCCACGCTGGTGATTGCCCCTGAATTCGACGGGCTGCATCTCTCACGCACCCGCTGGGCTGAAGAAGATGGTGCTTTTCTGGTGAGCCCTAACTCTGCGTTCGTCGAGTTAGCCTCGTGCAAGTGGAAGTGCTTTCAACTTTGGCGCGAGGCGTCGGTTCGCACGATCGACACGTTTCGAATCCACCAGCGATCGACGTGGGAGCACTTGTTAGATCTTCCGGTGGTGACCAAGCCCTCTGACGGAGCTGGCTCGGAAGGAGTTCTTACCTGGAATGCAGGATTTGAGATTAATGGTGAATTGCTCAGGAACGAAACAGAACTCATACAGCCAGAGGTATATGGCGATGCTGTAAGCTGCGCCGCACTGGGCAGAGGAGCGGATTTCTTTCTTTTACCTGCCGCGTTCCAAGCACTCGACAAAGATTTAAAATATCATGGAGGGTGCTTACCTATCCCAGTGGAACTGAACGTGCGGGCGCATCGTCTTGCGGCGCAAGCAATTAGGGCGTTGCCCCCTTTCCTGGGTTATGTAGGCCTTGATATGATCTTGGGGCCCTGTCCCGACGGGAAGAATGATGTCGCGGTCGATCTGAACCCGCGGCTGACAAGTTCTTATGTGGGCTTACGGCTACTACTGAAGAATAACCTGGCTCAAGCCATGTTGGACGTGGTCGCCGGACACGATTTCGAGCCTCGGGTAGGCTGCGGCAAGGTCGATTTTGAGATCCTTTAA
- a CDS encoding metal-sulfur cluster assembly factor, producing MALSEDSVREQLKNVIDPELFVNIVDLGLIYEVNFEDIEESEDKKVLIDMTMTSPACPAGPQLIGGAKQFVSQMDGVGDVDVKIVMDPPWSPDRMTEDARDQLGIF from the coding sequence ATGGCACTATCGGAAGACTCAGTCCGCGAACAACTCAAGAACGTGATTGACCCGGAACTCTTTGTGAACATCGTCGATCTCGGTCTGATCTACGAAGTCAACTTCGAGGATATCGAAGAGTCGGAGGACAAGAAGGTCCTGATTGACATGACGATGACCAGCCCTGCGTGCCCAGCCGGTCCGCAGCTGATCGGTGGTGCGAAGCAGTTTGTTTCGCAGATGGATGGGGTCGGCGACGTTGACGTTAAGATCGTCATGGACCCGCCATGGTCGCCTGATCGCATGACCGAAGATGCCCGTGATCAATTGGGGATTTTCTAA
- a CDS encoding non-heme iron oxygenase ferredoxin subunit → MSDFVRVAALSDIPDPGKEVFEVDDRFVIVIHAGGQVYCLDDVCTHDDGPLGEGDLEGYEIECPRHGAKFDIRTGAPTLMPATQPTQVHEAKIEGDDIFVRIVD, encoded by the coding sequence ATGTCCGACTTTGTCCGTGTTGCGGCCCTCAGTGATATTCCCGATCCTGGAAAAGAAGTGTTTGAAGTCGACGATCGTTTTGTGATCGTGATTCATGCCGGTGGTCAGGTATACTGTTTGGATGACGTTTGTACCCACGACGACGGCCCTTTGGGCGAAGGGGATCTGGAAGGTTACGAAATCGAGTGCCCTCGTCACGGAGCCAAATTCGATATTCGAACCGGGGCGCCCACGTTGATGCCAGCCACCCAACCAACCCAGGTCCACGAAGCGAAAATTGAAGGCGACGATATCTTCGTTCGCATTGTTGATTAA
- the sufD gene encoding Fe-S cluster assembly protein SufD: protein MSVGTVPSVENWNAEAFNDYVKQLNEPQWLVDLRQEAFESFEGKDWPTRKEEEWMRTDIRGFSLKKFDPPSFTTPVDPASLPSGLLAEGVDIGGQVISLNGKTAVSTINDELKSKGVIFGDFRTVLAEHGDLVKKYLFQGEFDPNFDKFSALHAAYFSGGAFLYVPRNVQVEQPLHVLNLIGDNGVDLAHTLIVLEEGAQATVLTESASLDDDQPGFHCGAIEVIVGDRANLRFVNLQNWGEKVWHFAQQKGCVGQDANLFWTLGALGSRLSKVNQHVALDKPGAHCEVNGVLFTEGKQHLSYHTQQYHRAHSCTSNFLYKAALQDHSRTVWRGMIKVAPGAQKTDGYQRIDNLLLTEHSRADSIPGLEIEADDVRCTHGATTGKVDEEQIFYAMARGYTRKEAMRMIVTGFFQQVFDRITLVSVREALGHAIARRVREYD, encoded by the coding sequence ATGAGCGTGGGAACCGTACCCTCCGTCGAAAATTGGAATGCCGAAGCATTCAACGACTATGTCAAGCAGCTGAACGAACCGCAGTGGCTTGTCGATCTTCGCCAGGAAGCCTTCGAAAGTTTCGAGGGCAAAGACTGGCCGACCCGTAAGGAAGAAGAGTGGATGCGAACCGACATCCGCGGCTTCAGCCTGAAGAAGTTCGACCCGCCGAGCTTCACCACCCCGGTCGATCCGGCGTCGCTGCCCAGCGGCCTGTTGGCCGAAGGGGTCGATATTGGCGGGCAGGTGATTTCCTTAAACGGCAAGACGGCCGTCAGCACGATCAACGACGAATTGAAGTCGAAAGGTGTTATCTTCGGCGACTTCCGCACCGTGCTGGCCGAGCATGGCGACCTGGTGAAGAAGTACCTCTTCCAAGGCGAGTTCGACCCGAACTTCGACAAATTCAGCGCCCTGCATGCGGCTTACTTCAGTGGTGGTGCGTTCCTGTACGTTCCGCGAAACGTCCAAGTCGAGCAGCCGCTACACGTCTTGAACTTGATCGGCGACAACGGCGTTGACCTGGCTCACACATTGATTGTGTTGGAAGAAGGTGCCCAGGCAACGGTCCTGACCGAGTCGGCCAGCCTGGACGATGACCAACCTGGTTTCCACTGCGGGGCGATTGAAGTAATCGTCGGCGATCGAGCCAACCTGCGCTTTGTGAACCTACAAAACTGGGGCGAAAAGGTCTGGCACTTCGCACAACAAAAGGGTTGCGTCGGGCAAGATGCCAACTTGTTCTGGACGCTTGGCGCGTTGGGCAGTCGCTTGTCGAAAGTCAATCAGCATGTTGCCCTCGATAAGCCGGGTGCCCACTGCGAAGTAAATGGAGTGCTCTTCACCGAAGGGAAGCAGCATCTTTCCTACCACACGCAGCAGTACCATCGTGCCCATAGCTGCACGAGCAACTTCCTTTACAAAGCCGCGCTGCAAGATCACTCTCGCACCGTTTGGCGTGGGATGATCAAGGTTGCACCGGGGGCTCAGAAGACCGACGGGTATCAGCGGATTGATAATCTGCTGCTGACTGAACACAGCCGTGCCGACTCGATCCCTGGTCTGGAGATCGAAGCGGACGACGTACGCTGCACCCACGGGGCCACCACCGGCAAGGTAGACGAAGAGCAAATTTTCTACGCCATGGCTCGCGGTTATACCCGGAAAGAGGCAATGCGGATGATTGTCACTGGCTTCTTTCAGCAGGTATTCGATCGCATCACGCTGGTATCGGTTCGCGAAGCTCTCGGGCACGCGATCGCCCGACGTGTTCGTGAATACGATTAG
- the sufB gene encoding Fe-S cluster assembly protein SufB, whose translation MATDITDTGVQSPIGEINKYDFRTTSKGVFKAKKGLNAEIVHQISDIKDEPDWMRKFRLDSLDIFNSKPMPKWGGDINLDFQDIYYYLKPTEKQGKTWDDVPAEIKETFEKLGIPQAERQYLAGVKAQFESEVVYGSLQEDLAQKGVIFTDTDTALREHPELLKEYFGKVIPPHDNKFAALNSAVWSGGSFIYVPPGVEIEFPLQTYFRINEESMGQFERTLIIVDEGAKIHYVEGCTAPMYSSESLHSAVVEVIAKKGSRCRYSTIQNWANNIYNLVTKRAMAYADATMEWVDGNLGSHLTMKYPAVYLMEPGARGEILSIAFAGKHQHQDTGAKLVHCAPNTSGQIISKSISKDGGRGSYRGLVRVEEGATNTKCSVVCDALILDPESQTDTYPYIEIMEPDVAIGHEASVSRIGEEQLFYLMSRGLSEAEASTMIVNGFIEPLVKELPMEYAVELNRLIELQMEGSVG comes from the coding sequence ATGGCCACCGATATTACTGACACCGGCGTACAAAGCCCGATCGGTGAAATCAACAAGTACGATTTCCGCACGACCAGCAAGGGTGTCTTCAAGGCCAAGAAGGGTTTGAACGCCGAGATCGTTCACCAGATCTCGGACATCAAAGACGAGCCAGACTGGATGCGTAAGTTCCGTCTGGACTCGCTTGATATCTTCAATTCCAAGCCGATGCCTAAATGGGGCGGCGACATCAATCTCGACTTCCAGGACATCTACTACTACCTCAAGCCGACCGAGAAGCAAGGCAAGACGTGGGACGATGTGCCGGCCGAGATTAAGGAAACGTTCGAGAAGCTGGGCATTCCCCAAGCCGAACGCCAGTATCTGGCCGGCGTGAAAGCTCAGTTCGAGAGCGAAGTGGTGTACGGCTCGCTGCAGGAAGACCTCGCTCAGAAAGGGGTGATCTTCACCGATACGGATACGGCTCTTCGTGAGCACCCCGAACTGCTGAAGGAATACTTCGGCAAGGTGATTCCGCCGCACGACAACAAGTTCGCCGCGCTCAACTCGGCCGTTTGGTCTGGTGGTTCGTTTATCTACGTTCCTCCGGGCGTCGAAATCGAGTTCCCCCTGCAAACCTACTTTCGTATCAACGAAGAGAGCATGGGGCAGTTCGAGCGAACGCTGATCATCGTCGACGAAGGGGCGAAGATTCACTACGTCGAAGGTTGCACCGCTCCGATGTATTCGTCGGAAAGCCTGCACTCGGCCGTGGTGGAAGTGATCGCCAAGAAGGGGTCGCGTTGCCGTTATAGCACGATCCAGAACTGGGCAAACAACATCTATAACCTGGTGACCAAGCGGGCAATGGCCTACGCCGACGCCACCATGGAATGGGTCGACGGCAACCTGGGTAGTCATCTGACGATGAAGTACCCAGCCGTTTACCTGATGGAACCGGGTGCCCGCGGCGAGATCCTTTCGATCGCGTTCGCTGGTAAGCATCAGCATCAAGATACCGGCGCGAAGCTGGTTCACTGTGCTCCGAATACTTCCGGTCAGATCATTTCCAAATCGATCTCGAAGGATGGCGGTCGCGGTAGCTATCGCGGGCTGGTTCGTGTTGAGGAAGGTGCCACCAACACCAAGTGCAGCGTTGTGTGCGATGCTTTGATCCTCGATCCGGAAAGCCAGACCGATACCTATCCGTACATCGAAATCATGGAGCCGGATGTCGCCATCGGTCACGAAGCGAGCGTCTCGCGGATTGGTGAAGAGCAACTCTTCTACCTGATGAGCCGCGGCCTAAGCGAAGCGGAAGCGAGCACGATGATCGTCAACGGTTTCATCGAGCCGCTGGTGAAAGAGCTGCCGATGGAATACGCGGTCGAACTGAACCGCTTGATCGAGCTGCAAATGGAAGGTTCGGTCGGTTAA
- the sufC gene encoding Fe-S cluster assembly ATPase SufC, with translation MTDVLKIENLHVSVEEKPILNGVNLELKRGETHALMGPNGSGKSTLGFAIMGHPKYEVTEGRILLNDVNVTELEADERARLGLFMAFQRPIAIPGVRLADFLRHATTNVRNPERKEGEDLIPMREFRREIKEKMNQLQMDTEFARRYVNDGFSGGEMKRAEILQLAMLQPKFAILDETDSGLDADAVRLASQSIAQIGGEEMGLLIITHHDKLLEHNPPSHAHVMLGGRIVESGGVELAHELHSSGYDRVRKAYPEAAAMEREMQDEEQTV, from the coding sequence ATGACCGACGTATTGAAGATTGAGAATTTGCACGTTTCGGTAGAAGAGAAACCGATCCTCAATGGCGTGAACCTGGAACTGAAACGCGGTGAAACGCACGCCCTGATGGGGCCTAACGGTTCTGGCAAAAGCACGCTTGGCTTCGCCATCATGGGACACCCCAAGTACGAAGTGACCGAGGGTCGTATTCTGCTGAATGATGTCAACGTCACCGAATTGGAAGCGGACGAACGAGCCCGGCTCGGGCTGTTTATGGCCTTTCAGCGTCCGATCGCCATCCCTGGCGTTCGCCTGGCCGACTTCCTGCGTCACGCGACGACCAACGTGCGTAATCCAGAACGTAAAGAAGGGGAAGACCTGATCCCCATGCGGGAATTCCGCCGCGAAATCAAAGAGAAGATGAACCAGCTTCAAATGGACACCGAGTTCGCTCGTCGTTACGTCAACGACGGCTTCTCTGGTGGCGAAATGAAGCGGGCTGAGATCCTTCAGCTGGCCATGCTACAGCCGAAGTTTGCCATCTTGGACGAAACCGACAGTGGTTTAGACGCCGATGCGGTTCGCCTGGCCAGCCAGAGTATCGCTCAGATCGGTGGCGAAGAGATGGGCCTGCTCATCATCACGCACCACGACAAGTTGCTGGAACATAATCCACCCTCGCATGCCCATGTGATGCTCGGTGGACGCATCGTCGAAAGTGGCGGTGTCGAACTGGCGCACGAACTGCATTCCAGTGGTTACGATCGCGTTCGTAAGGCGTATCCGGAAGCGGCCGCTATGGAACGTGAAATGCAAGACGAAGAACAAACGGTTTAG